The nucleotide sequence ATTCCAATGTCCACTTTATCCGGCTCAATGTAATACTTTCTGCTTGGATAAGATATTAGCTTATACCTGGCTATATAGCATCGCTACCTACATCTTCTTCAGCTTTGACTGTTGCCCCTGATCCCTGTGTTCCCTCTTTTTCGGCTTGTCATCATCTTCCGTCGATGCATTTCCCTTTTCGTCATTTGCCATATTGAAGCACAgggaaaaattgaaaatctgacTAATAAATCGTAGCTTCatgtttaatatatttacGGAAAATGAGATGTTAAAGTGGCAttatttgctttaaaaaaaaaatggagtcATTTGTATACATCGAAAATCAGATTAAATTCAGTATCATCACGGgaacaaaactatttaatcAGCTGTGACTTGTTAAATTCTGGTGCCATTCTTTTCAACGGATGACTTGGTGATTTTCCATTTGAGTGCCTAAGCTActtttcctttcatttccGTTTCGCTGGCAGCAACTGGAGCAAGAAATGGGCATTGTCATGGAACTCAACCCGACTCCTTGACGCCACCACTTCCTCCATGCCAGTTTGTTCATTCAAAGACCGCCTGCAGAGCGTTTTACACGTTAATTAAAGGCTCGGCAAATCCAATAGAGAACTAATCCATAGCACTAATTTGCGGTATTGGCTAAGCCAACACAGTTTGTGGTTAATTGCATGAAAATTCGGTGAGCCGCAGCTAGAATGCAAGGATTTCAGCAATCCTACCACCTGTTGCCGTTCTTCGCCTGCAGATGGCGCATGCGTGGGCCACACAATCCCACTTTCGAACTTTCATTCATAAAACGTATGTGCGAGTACATTTCGAAATTGAAAGCATTTCGCCATCGCATGAGGACTACTTAGCCAGTCCCGATGCGACTTTCAATGGCGACGGTTCTCCTCGGAATATCGCGTCCTGGCATTTTGGCAACCCACACTGCGGTCCGCGTAACTATGCCCGGTCATGCCACATAAATCAGTGTCATAAATCTGCGCGTCTTGTGTATGAAATTATGTGGCAGTGTCCCGCAAACAGCAAAGAGAAATTCTAGATATTTATCTGTCGAGTGCCGAATAAAAACTTGTCTAAAGAAAAACAAGTAAAGCAAGCAAATTAACCGTTTGGCGggaaacgaaataaaatggTATCCCAGCGGGTAAAAGTGAAGAAAGTCAAGTGAAAGTGGCGGCTGCCGTTCCCTAAGCGCAGAAAACAACGTAAAATAAAATCCTTCTTGTGTCAGCGTGCTTGGAATGCTCATCCGCGAGGAGGCGTGAGCTACTAAAAGATGGCCATCCTGGAGTCTTGTTGCTTTTGGAAGGATGTGCGGAGTGGCAGCTTTGCCTGCGCCATCTACACGTTGGTAGGTCGCTCCTCAAATATGAATAATTTCTGGAGATAAGAAGTTGTGGCCTGGAGCATGGGTAAACATATCAAAATTCCCTCGAACTTTTTCAGCCATTTGGCAAACAGTTGGACAAAGGTTAATGGTCTCTTCAAACTTTTTAAGCAAAATCTATCTAAACCTAAACCTTTATTACTCAGTTGCACACCTATGACTAATGAAGATGTGGTTTTAAAATGTAACTTTTACAAGTGATTCAAAAAAGTTGCAATATCCCTTGCACTTGACCTCTCTTAGCTATTTTCTATGTATTGCAGAAGAtgatttatgcatattttaaaaaagctTTAGCAACAAGTTGAGTTTTTCGGAAGCATTAAACTTCACTACATGCCACGCATAAATTTCATGTCTCATTACAAACATTTCCGTGCTCGTTAGATTACGTTTACCTTATTGATTGCTGTCGAAACCCAGTAAATTGGAATGATTAACAGCTTAACTAAGTGAAATACATACCGAAGCAAACATATTTCCGCGTTGAGCTGCATACTTCTTCAACAATTACTGGcttcaattttcatttgaagGATCATTTTGGGGGAACGGCGAAGGGGACACTTCTGGGGCTTTTTTCCGTGTAAATAGGAAGCGTGTGCCGCAATTTACTTTTACCCTCGGTTGTTCGtttctattatttttgcaCAATTTTCCCCATACAGGTTTACTTTGGCTTCTCGACGCTGATGTTTTTGTTCTACCTAATCGAGGAACAGGACTTTCTGCTGGGTAACCGTGCTCAGCCGCTGGGTGAAAGTTTGCTGGAGAAGGGCGATGTGACTGTAGGTGAGCATACCGAAGGATACACTAGTACGGAAGGATACTAAATCCAACACACAGCCACTTGTTCCTTGCGAGCGACTCAATTACGTGTGATTTATGCCTCTTGCAGTGACTGTGATATTCAACATTTTGTTGCTCTTTTGCTCCATACTGATGGTGCTATCGTCGGTTCTGCTCATATTGGGCCTCCAGCAGGTGAGTGTGCTACTTTGTCCACTTCAACGCAATGCGGTCGGCATGTGGCCTCAATTTCGGATGAAATTACAGAACAAGAGACATCTGCTGATACCCTGGATTAGTTTCATGCTGGGCGATCTGCTCATCGAGGTCTGCCACTTGGTCCACTTGGCCCTATCCCGCCGCGTCAAGTTCGATCCGATTGTCGGTTTCATCTTTACCATGGATTTCTTCCTACTGTGCCTCAATGTAAGTAGAAGTAACCATAACTTTAATGCACAATATTTGAATGTCCTACTAAACCGCAATGTACATTACCCGCTTCCAGCTTTACTGTCTGCTGTGCGTCATCTCGCAGTACCAGACGTTCCGTTCCCAGCGGGCGGAGATGCGACTGGCGGCCTCGACGGCATCGGTAGGTATTCGGTGAATGTGTTGTGCCACTCCCAAGTATGCTTACTTGccctccccctccccaccTGAACACCGTGTGCCTCCGTCAAATCCAAGCCTATTGTGGTCTTCACAGCAGCGGAGAAGCTAACCAAagcacagcaacagcaactgcacaATAATCTGTTGCAGCAGCTGGAGACCGGAAGCGGATATGGCAAGCGGCGACGTATGCTCGGAGCAGCCAGCCCGCTAATAACTTCGCAGCGGCCTACCAACTTCTCCACCATcaccgaggaggaggagcagcagtcCCGAACAGGTACGACCATAGGGCGTTCTTGGCCATGTAGTTCCTAGTAAACATAACATGGCTCATATCCATCTAGACCACCTGACGGAGCAGCCAACTGGAGAGGATCTCGGCCGCATACCAATTTTCACTCTGGCTTCCAGCCCAGCTCATTGCCATTGATGCAATTCATCACTAAGCCAATGTTACGCGTTTCTTCTCGAATACACATTCCAGCAGAGCTATAAGatatttttacaaattaattGATCCGAAAGGGCTGAATAAAGGGAAATGAGATTTTCAACAGGCATATAGCAGACTTTAACAAAAATGCTCTTATAGTTGACATGCCTGCTCCATGGAAACGAAGATATCTAATTGGTAGATGCAAATAGGATACAGGATACTGAAATACATACTCGTTGTATTCAGAATGATAACTTAACTTGAAGTATTGTTAAAATAGCAGAAAGGTTTCTGggaaaaagtattttttaaggCTATCTGATTATattacagtataattcgcttagctgcatcgatagttagctgcatcggcaagatatctgcattatttttccatttttttgtgtgaatagaaaatagaaaatagaaaaaaaaaaattaagttagctgcatttttaagttacctgcatcgaggcattgtgcaaagtactcgaggcagctaagcgaattatactgtatttTCAACCATCTTTGAATGAGTATTGACTTTACTATGCCTTAAATGGCAAGCAAGTATTTGGTACAAGTTAGTTAGGCTTGCCTGTACTTCTTGAGTAAAATCCGGTGCTTGACAACGGCAACCGGATATGCGCTCCGTTCGAGTTCGAGTGCTTTGCCAGGTCAAACTACTCCGGTGACCCGGAGACAGACgttttgaaataattattcaaatgctCAAGCTTCAACCGGTCAGACAGCCTCAGGTCAAAAAAAGCCCTAAAACAACAAGGCACGAGGGTAAAATGGACTTTTAAAACGTAATTAGCCTTTGAAAAATGCTGACCCGCCCATGATGACGACGAGATTGAGCGCGGGTTAACAGGTTTTAATAGCCGcctaatattatttaaattacgtTGTTAAGCTCCTCTTAAAGTCACTGGaacgacaacaaaaaaaagattgtttccaCTGCAATCCATTACAAAGGCTAGCACGAGTCCTTTGCAGGTCTACCGACGCGTCATTGGAGCAAAGCAGGAGCGTCATTAAATGGCACTTAATCACCGGGCTAAATTGGCCCTGTTAATTAAACCCCCAGGTGGAGATGCACGGATATATGACACCGGTTTGCTGCCTTGAAGCGGATGAGCGATTTAGGGTCCCAAACTCGGTTTCCTGTCCGCCAGCTGTCGATGACAAAGAGTCCCTGCCGGAGAAGCCACACAATCCGCAAACTGTGGTCCAACTTCCGGAATGTAATGTGCCAGTGCCACCGAAACACTGACAAAAACTTATGCACTTCATTCAAAGGCCTAAAAGGGCAATTGCTTAAATTgctt is from Drosophila melanogaster chromosome 3L and encodes:
- the CG13288 gene encoding uncharacterized protein, isoform B; this translates as MAILESCCFWKDVRSGSFACAIYTLVYFGFSTLMFLFYLIEEQDFLLGNRAQPLGESLLEKGDVTVVTVIFNILLLFCSILMVLSSVLLILGLQQNKRHLLIPWISFMLGDLLIEVCHLVHLALSRRVKFDPIVGFIFTMDFFLLCLNLYCLLCVISQYQTFRSQRAEMRLAASTASPIVVFTAAEKLTKAQQQQLHNNLLQQLETGSGYGKRRRMLGAASPLITSQRPTNFSTITEEEEQQSRTALPGI
- the CG13288 gene encoding uncharacterized protein, isoform C, which encodes MAILESCCFWKDVRSGSFACAIYTLVYFGFSTLMFLFYLIEEQDFLLGNRAQPLGESLLEKGDVTVVTVIFNILLLFCSILMVLSSVLLILGLQQNKRHLLIPWISFMLGDLLIEVCHLVHLALSRRVKFDPIVGFIFTMDFFLLCLNLYCLLCVISQYQTFRSQRAEMRLAASTASPIVVFTAAEKLTKAQQQQLHNNLLQQLETGSGYGKRRRMLGAASPLITSQRPTNFSTITEEEEQQSRTDHLTEQPTGEDLGRIPIFTLASSPAHCH